The Rhizophagus irregularis chromosome 2, complete sequence genome contains a region encoding:
- a CDS encoding uncharacterized protein (SECRETED:cutsite_TFA-FV; SECRETED:prob_0.6222); SECRETED:SignalP(1-19) — protein sequence MKLIVFIIVLFLMFFKTFAFVSYGQCIDHGSWLKDFEFPQEGVAEIKLMQPYAILDDPNLNPCCLQQGVMIIEKYEIHKDDGSTDPTFAFTDGRTWVNGYNGDNILQNDDCDRGGFKCDQLYEGDFEYTRRDNFDGSKLTLGENLIVKIITYAHCFYGTETNCYGSCKISFQSRYSVKDNNLTLSN from the exons ATGAAACttatagtttttattattgtattatttcttATGTTCTTCAAAACTTTTGCTTTTGTATCTTATGGCCAATGTATCG atcatGGAAGTTGGTTAAAAGATTTTGAATTCCCTCAAGAAGGTGTGGccgaaataaaattaatgcaaCCATATGCTATACTAGATGATCCTAATCTTAACCCATGTTGTTTGCAACAGGGCGTAatgattattgaaaaatatgagATTCATAAAGATGATGGCTCAACAGATCCAACTTTTGCTTTTACGGATGGTCGTACATGGGTAAATGGGTACAATGGGGATAATATCTTACAAAATGATGATTGTGATAGGGGTGGCTTTAAATGTGATCAACTTTATGAAGGTGATTTTGAATATACGCGACGTGACAATTTTGATGGCTCAAAATTAACTCTGGGAGAGAATCTTATAgtgaaaattattacatatgcTCATTGTTTTTATGGCACTGAAACAAATTGCTATGGTTCTTGCAAGATTTCATTCCAATCGAGATATTCGGTAAAAGAcaataatttaactttatcaAATTAG